A region of Ferruginibacter albus DNA encodes the following proteins:
- a CDS encoding gliding motility lipoprotein GldH, translated as MKKIRFHFLPPIAFLSLFFFAFSSCNYHIDVYEKTVTIPKYEWQYNLVPAFQFNISDTSAQYNIYIALRHTDAYNYNNICLNVGMQPPGDTIRYQKVDLPLGNDATGWEGTGMDDIWEVRKLITSGPVKFKKAGEYKFTAAQVMRENPLKNVMNVGIRVEKVD; from the coding sequence ATGAAAAAGATCCGCTTTCACTTTTTGCCTCCAATTGCCTTCTTATCGTTGTTTTTCTTTGCTTTTTCTTCCTGCAACTACCATATAGATGTTTACGAAAAAACTGTGACGATACCTAAATACGAGTGGCAGTATAATCTTGTTCCTGCGTTTCAATTTAACATCAGCGATACATCGGCACAGTATAATATATATATAGCATTACGGCATACCGATGCGTATAATTATAATAATATATGCCTCAATGTCGGAATGCAGCCTCCCGGCGATACCATCCGTTATCAAAAAGTAGATCTGCCTTTGGGTAACGACGCAACAGGTTGGGAAGGTACGGGCATGGATGATATTTGGGAAGTGCGCAAGCTGATCACCAGCGGACCGGTAAAATTTAAAAAAGCCGGAGAATATAAATTCACAGCGGCACAGGTTATGCGTGAAAATCCATTAAAAAATGTAATGAATGTTGGTATCCGGGTGGAAAAAGTGGATTGA
- a CDS encoding formimidoylglutamase, whose protein sequence is MLDLHDFLEPISFYGSDIDFGYNDGQLATHVNAYKHEMPDVANADIVIMGIGESRGSGIFNSRTDSPDAIRKYLYQLHYWHYDVQIADIGNIKTGASITDSYAAFKTVLSELLQLNKTVIILGGSHDLTLAQYFAYRDAQQLVEATCIDAMIDLRGESSIRSENFLLDMLTSEPNLVKHYNHIGFQSYFVHPVMLERMDKLRFDCFRLGHVKDNIDEMEPVLRNTNLLSFDISAIKHSDAPANEISPNGLTGEEACTLTRYAGMSDMLSSFGIYGYDVQSDVNELTAKQIAQMIWYFIDGKYKSKQEVSIEEREYFNEYNTAFAEVDTVFLQSKRSNRWWMQLPNKKFIACSYNDYVNASRNMIPERWLRAQERT, encoded by the coding sequence ATGCTTGATTTGCACGATTTTTTAGAACCGATCAGCTTTTATGGATCTGACATTGATTTTGGCTATAATGACGGACAGTTGGCTACGCATGTAAATGCGTATAAACACGAAATGCCTGATGTTGCCAATGCAGATATCGTGATAATGGGAATTGGCGAGTCGAGAGGCAGCGGGATCTTTAATTCACGTACGGATAGTCCTGATGCCATTCGTAAATATTTATACCAATTGCATTACTGGCATTATGATGTGCAGATAGCAGATATCGGCAACATTAAAACCGGCGCTTCTATTACTGATAGTTATGCTGCATTTAAAACCGTATTAAGCGAATTATTACAGTTGAATAAAACTGTTATTATTTTAGGTGGTTCACACGATCTGACCTTAGCTCAATATTTTGCTTATAGGGATGCTCAGCAATTAGTAGAAGCTACCTGCATTGATGCAATGATCGACTTACGAGGTGAAAGCTCTATCCGCAGTGAAAACTTCTTATTGGACATGCTGACGAGTGAACCCAATCTTGTTAAACATTATAACCACATCGGTTTTCAAAGTTATTTTGTTCACCCGGTGATGCTGGAAAGAATGGATAAGCTGCGTTTTGATTGCTTTCGACTGGGGCATGTAAAAGATAATATTGATGAAATGGAACCTGTATTGCGGAATACCAATTTATTGAGTTTTGATATCAGTGCTATAAAACATAGTGATGCACCTGCTAATGAAATTTCCCCAAATGGACTAACGGGTGAAGAGGCTTGTACGCTTACGCGTTATGCGGGCATGAGCGATATGCTCAGCAGTTTTGGTATTTATGGTTACGATGTGCAATCGGATGTAAATGAACTGACCGCTAAACAAATTGCGCAAATGATCTGGTACTTTATAGATGGTAAGTATAAAAGCAAACAAGAAGTGTCTATTGAAGAACGTGAATATTTTAATGAATATAATACTGCTTTTGCAGAGGTAGATACTGTTTTTCTGCAAAGCAAAAGAAGCAATCGCTGGTGGATGCAATTACCCAATAAAAAATTTATTGCCTGCAGTTATAACGATTATGTTAATGCCAGCAGGAATATGATACCTGAAAGATGGTTGAGAGCGCAGGAAAGAACTTAA
- a CDS encoding sensor histidine kinase yields MALSYYKTKNLRIIFIIYWFLLAYIIAALIWWFIALNQQNHQMAQYKLAQLKHDAPNYIQIVDEIQLIEKKKTAQYIGEGSIFLLLLLTGAVFIYRAVRRQFKQGRQQQHFMMAVTHELKTPIAVTKLNLETLQKRKLTEEQQQHLIANTIQEANRLNALCNNMLLASQMEAGSYTSTKEEINLSELVNECANDFMMRFSQRIIIVNIENEIFIDGDKLLLQMAVNNLIDNALKYSPKASTVEVSLSKERNIAFVSIKDEGKGIDMSEKQKVFDKFYRMGKTDGKGTGLGLYLTQKIIRQHNANIFVTDNTPTGSIFTIRFNHNS; encoded by the coding sequence ATGGCTCTTTCCTATTATAAAACAAAAAATCTTCGCATCATCTTTATTATATACTGGTTTTTGCTGGCATATATTATTGCGGCGTTGATTTGGTGGTTCATTGCGCTGAACCAGCAAAATCACCAAATGGCACAGTACAAGCTGGCACAACTAAAACACGACGCCCCCAATTACATACAAATTGTTGATGAGATACAGCTGATAGAAAAAAAGAAAACTGCACAATACATTGGCGAAGGCAGTATCTTTCTTTTGTTGTTATTAACAGGTGCCGTTTTTATTTACCGGGCAGTGCGCCGACAGTTCAAACAGGGCAGGCAGCAGCAACATTTTATGATGGCCGTTACGCATGAATTAAAAACACCCATTGCTGTAACCAAGCTCAATTTGGAAACTTTACAAAAACGAAAGCTGACAGAAGAACAACAACAACATCTTATTGCAAACACCATACAGGAAGCCAACCGTTTAAATGCACTTTGCAATAACATGCTGCTGGCCTCACAAATGGAAGCCGGCAGTTATACATCTACAAAAGAAGAAATTAATTTAAGCGAATTGGTAAATGAATGTGCCAATGATTTTATGATGCGTTTCTCTCAACGCATCATAATAGTAAATATTGAAAATGAGATATTCATTGATGGAGATAAATTATTATTACAGATGGCTGTTAATAATTTAATTGACAATGCGCTTAAATATTCGCCAAAAGCTTCAACAGTAGAGGTTTCTCTATCCAAAGAAAGAAACATAGCTTTTGTATCCATAAAAGATGAAGGCAAAGGAATTGATATGTCGGAAAAGCAAAAAGTATTTGATAAGTTCTATCGCATGGGCAAAACAGATGGCAAAGGAACGGGACTTGGCTTGTATCTTACCCAAAAAATAATAAGGCAACATAATGCCAATATCTTTGTTACTGATAATACACCAACAGGAAGTATTTTTACAATACGATTTAATCATAACAGTTAA
- a CDS encoding carboxypeptidase-like regulatory domain-containing protein, with the protein MKKLFLAFVTLIIASVAFSQSTYFYVKGVVIDAQTKAPLQAASVFAENTTQGTVTDAQGNFALQLPSGGYDIAITFTGYSTETRRISSSDASNKQLEISLNKKEESLAAVAVVGSNEVKDGWEKYGELFTNDYIGKTRFSSDCHILNPDVLKFYYSKRKNRLKVLSSTPIEIRNDALGYNIKYTLDSFTYDYNTQTTVYTGSPLFEEMKPETDAQLTKWKANRIQAYHGSILQFMRSVYKKTMPNEGFEIQFIAPNDGNDTAIKLKDFYGALNYKLDDSDKTVEIKPNQQNVAVIYNNEPPEQNYLSANEDAPKKYQLSFVAFSEPITIESNGYYYDQNDLTITGYWAWTKVADMLPYDFVPE; encoded by the coding sequence ATGAAAAAACTTTTTTTAGCATTTGTAACGTTGATCATTGCTTCCGTTGCATTTTCTCAATCCACTTATTTTTATGTAAAAGGCGTTGTTATTGATGCCCAAACAAAAGCACCATTACAGGCGGCATCTGTATTTGCAGAAAATACAACACAGGGTACTGTAACAGATGCGCAAGGAAATTTTGCTTTACAATTACCTTCGGGTGGTTATGATATAGCTATAACATTTACAGGTTACTCTACCGAAACAAGAAGGATATCCTCATCAGATGCAAGCAATAAACAATTAGAAATTAGCTTGAATAAAAAAGAAGAGTCGTTAGCTGCAGTTGCTGTTGTAGGCAGCAATGAAGTAAAAGATGGCTGGGAAAAATACGGCGAGCTTTTTACAAATGATTATATAGGCAAAACAAGGTTCAGCAGTGATTGCCATATTCTGAATCCGGATGTATTGAAATTCTATTATAGCAAAAGAAAGAATCGCTTAAAAGTTCTATCATCAACGCCTATTGAAATTCGCAATGACGCATTAGGCTATAATATTAAATATACGCTTGATTCTTTTACATACGACTATAACACACAAACAACAGTTTATACCGGCTCTCCTTTATTTGAAGAAATGAAACCTGAAACGGATGCACAGCTAACTAAATGGAAAGCAAACCGCATACAGGCATATCATGGCTCTATTCTACAATTCATGCGAAGTGTTTATAAAAAAACAATGCCAAATGAAGGCTTTGAAATTCAATTCATAGCTCCCAATGATGGCAACGATACTGCCATCAAACTGAAAGATTTTTATGGGGCATTAAATTATAAGTTGGATGATAGTGATAAAACTGTTGAAATAAAGCCAAACCAGCAAAATGTAGCGGTTATTTATAATAATGAACCGCCTGAGCAAAATTATTTATCGGCAAATGAAGATGCTCCTAAAAAGTACCAGCTTTCTTTTGTCGCTTTCAGCGAACCTATCACTATAGAATCAAATGGTTACTATTATGACCAGAATGATCTCACGATCACGGGTTATTGGGCATGGACAAAAGTAGCAGACATGTTGCCGTATGATTTTGTACCGGAGTAA
- the pheS gene encoding phenylalanine--tRNA ligase subunit alpha gives MEQLIKQIEDYKQEINNYVAANADDAETFRIKYLGTKGLVKSVMGEMKNVPADQKKEFGQLLNDFKLFTEAKYEELKETTDNGKANTENTIDISLPADTLPLGSRHPISLVRNRIVSIFQRLGFAVAEGPEIEDDWHNFTALNLPENHPARDMQDTFYINQNPDWLLRTHTSSVQVREMEKGKLPIRIICPGRVYRNETISARAHCFFHQVEGLYIAENVSFADLKQTLYFFVQEMFGESVKVRFRPSYFPFTEPSAEMDISCLICGGKGCNVCKHTGWVEILGCGMVHPNLLENCGIDSNKYTGFAFGMGVERITMLKYQIKDLRLFSENDLRFLKQFTSAV, from the coding sequence ATGGAACAGCTTATTAAGCAAATAGAAGACTATAAACAAGAGATAAATAATTACGTGGCAGCCAATGCCGATGATGCAGAAACTTTCAGGATTAAATATCTCGGCACTAAAGGGTTGGTAAAATCGGTAATGGGCGAAATGAAAAATGTACCTGCCGATCAAAAAAAAGAATTCGGGCAATTGCTGAATGATTTCAAATTATTTACAGAAGCTAAATACGAAGAATTAAAAGAAACAACCGATAACGGGAAGGCCAACACTGAAAATACTATTGACATTTCATTACCTGCTGATACTTTACCGTTAGGTTCCCGCCATCCAATAAGTTTGGTGCGCAACAGAATTGTTTCCATCTTTCAGCGTTTAGGTTTTGCAGTAGCCGAAGGACCGGAAATTGAAGATGACTGGCACAATTTTACTGCATTGAATTTGCCGGAAAATCATCCTGCACGTGATATGCAGGACACTTTTTATATTAATCAAAATCCGGATTGGTTATTGCGTACACATACATCCAGTGTGCAGGTGCGTGAAATGGAAAAAGGCAAATTGCCCATCCGTATTATTTGCCCGGGTCGTGTATATCGTAACGAAACGATCAGCGCAAGAGCGCATTGCTTCTTTCACCAGGTAGAAGGTTTATATATCGCCGAAAATGTTTCCTTTGCAGATCTAAAACAAACGCTATACTTCTTTGTGCAGGAAATGTTTGGCGAATCGGTTAAAGTTCGTTTTCGCCCCAGCTATTTTCCATTTACAGAACCAAGTGCTGAAATGGATATCAGCTGTTTGATCTGTGGCGGTAAAGGCTGTAATGTTTGCAAGCACACAGGATGGGTAGAGATATTAGGGTGTGGCATGGTGCATCCAAACCTGTTGGAAAATTGTGGTATTGATAGTAATAAATACACAGGCTTTGCATTTGGCATGGGTGTTGAACGTATTACTATGTTGAAATACCAGATTAAAGATCTGCGTTTATTCAGCGAAAACGATTTACGGTTTTTGAAACAGTTTACAAGTGCAGTGTAA
- a CDS encoding pseudouridine synthase: MNKYFIIYKPFNVLSQFTSQEGKQTLKDHFDVPTDVYPVGRLDYDSEGLLILTNDKKLNHTLLNPTFKHEREYWVQVDGNITEDAIAILKKGVTISVDGKPHRTLPCKASLFKEEPLVPVRNPPIRFRKNIPAPWIKLMLAEGKNRQVRKMTAAVGFPTLRLIRRRIEKVDIEGFNPGDMQVVSEQEIYKLLFGK, encoded by the coding sequence TTGAACAAGTACTTTATTATTTATAAACCATTTAATGTTTTATCACAATTCACTTCGCAGGAAGGAAAGCAAACATTGAAAGATCATTTTGATGTGCCAACAGATGTTTATCCTGTAGGAAGATTGGATTATGACAGTGAAGGTTTATTGATTCTTACCAACGATAAAAAATTAAATCACACATTATTAAACCCAACGTTTAAGCATGAGCGTGAGTATTGGGTACAGGTAGATGGCAACATAACAGAAGATGCAATTGCTATTTTAAAAAAAGGCGTAACGATTTCTGTAGATGGCAAACCACATCGCACGCTTCCCTGCAAGGCAAGCTTGTTTAAAGAAGAACCTTTAGTGCCTGTAAGAAACCCGCCAATACGATTTCGTAAAAACATTCCGGCGCCATGGATAAAACTTATGCTGGCAGAAGGCAAGAACCGGCAGGTTCGTAAAATGACCGCTGCCGTTGGCTTTCCAACGCTTCGACTTATTCGAAGACGCATAGAAAAAGTGGATATTGAAGGATTTAATCCCGGAGACATGCAGGTAGTTTCAGAACAGGAAATTTATAAATTACTGTTTGGAAAATAA
- a CDS encoding UDP-3-O-(3-hydroxymyristoyl)glucosamine N-acyltransferase: MQFPSPVSVEWLANFINATLVGDKNAQATGINEIHKVEKGDLVFVDHPKYYDKCINSAASFIIINKQVDVPEGKALLITDNPFEAYCKIINHFRPFTPEKKSISDSLTVGEGTVVYPNVFIGDNVIIGKNCIIYPNVTILEHCIIGDNVIIQSGTVIGSNAFYYNTKKDRDVWYKKMPSCGRVVIENDVEIGASCTIDRGVSHDTKIGQGTKMDNMIHIGHDTVIGKNCLLAAQVGIAGAVEIGAGVTLWGQVGVSKTLTIGDNAVVLAQSGVPSSLEGNKTYFGYPAEDAREKKRELVWIKRIPQLWEKVNK; encoded by the coding sequence ATGCAGTTTCCTTCTCCTGTTTCTGTTGAATGGCTGGCAAATTTTATAAATGCAACATTGGTTGGTGATAAAAATGCACAAGCAACGGGCATTAATGAAATTCATAAAGTTGAAAAAGGTGACCTGGTATTTGTAGATCATCCAAAGTATTATGACAAGTGTATTAACAGTGCTGCAAGTTTTATCATCATCAACAAACAAGTAGATGTACCGGAAGGAAAAGCATTGTTAATAACAGACAATCCTTTTGAAGCTTATTGTAAGATCATCAATCATTTTCGTCCATTTACTCCTGAGAAAAAATCAATCAGCGATTCATTAACAGTTGGTGAAGGAACGGTTGTTTATCCAAATGTTTTTATTGGCGATAATGTAATCATCGGAAAAAATTGCATCATCTATCCTAACGTAACAATATTGGAGCATTGTATTATTGGCGACAATGTAATTATACAATCCGGCACTGTTATCGGCAGCAACGCTTTTTATTATAATACTAAAAAAGACCGCGATGTTTGGTATAAAAAAATGCCGAGCTGCGGAAGAGTAGTGATTGAGAACGATGTAGAAATTGGCGCAAGCTGTACGATCGATCGTGGCGTTAGTCATGATACAAAAATTGGGCAGGGAACCAAAATGGATAATATGATCCATATTGGCCATGATACGGTTATTGGAAAAAATTGTTTACTGGCGGCGCAGGTTGGTATTGCGGGCGCTGTTGAAATTGGAGCTGGCGTTACACTATGGGGGCAGGTAGGTGTAAGTAAAACATTAACCATTGGGGATAATGCGGTAGTATTGGCACAAAGTGGCGTGCCGTCATCGTTGGAAGGCAATAAAACTTATTTTGGCTATCCTGCCGAAGATGCAAGAGAGAAAAAACGTGAATTGGTTTGGATAAAGCGTATTCCGCAGTTATGGGAGAAGGTCAATAAGTAA
- a CDS encoding YicC/YloC family endoribonuclease: MLKSMTGFGRAEQTVNDKTFLVEIKSLNGKQFELQLKLPPLLKPYEFDIRNILQEQLVRGSVDCMITIKQNGTSKPVTINTDLIKAYYQQIEQLAGELKIDTNSVLSALLRLPEIVTPTNDMLNENDFNEFKKVLNNALTELNNHRIEEGASLEKDLIKRITNINAQEESIIKLEPNRLKKIRENIEQLLQEHVGKENYDNNRLEQELIYYIEKIDIHEEQVRLKQHCEYFNTLLADKDESKGKKLSFIIQEMGREINTTGSKAYDADIQKCVVIMKDELEKAKEQVLNVL; this comes from the coding sequence ATGCTAAAATCAATGACAGGATTTGGAAGGGCAGAACAAACCGTGAATGATAAAACATTTTTGGTTGAAATAAAATCATTAAACGGAAAACAATTTGAGTTACAGTTAAAGTTGCCCCCATTATTAAAGCCGTATGAATTTGACATAAGAAATATTTTACAGGAACAATTGGTAAGAGGTAGTGTTGATTGCATGATCACCATTAAACAAAACGGAACATCCAAACCTGTTACTATTAATACCGATCTTATCAAAGCATATTATCAGCAGATTGAACAATTAGCGGGCGAATTAAAAATTGACACCAACTCTGTACTAAGCGCTTTGCTTCGTTTACCCGAAATAGTTACACCTACCAACGACATGTTAAACGAAAATGATTTTAATGAATTTAAAAAAGTATTGAACAATGCTTTAACAGAATTAAATAATCATCGTATAGAAGAAGGCGCCAGCCTGGAAAAAGATCTGATAAAACGTATTACTAATATTAATGCACAGGAAGAATCAATTATAAAGCTGGAGCCTAATCGTTTAAAAAAGATAAGAGAGAACATTGAGCAATTATTGCAGGAACATGTAGGAAAAGAAAATTATGATAATAACCGATTGGAGCAAGAACTGATTTATTATATAGAAAAGATAGACATTCATGAAGAGCAAGTTCGTTTAAAGCAACACTGTGAATATTTTAATACATTGCTGGCAGATAAAGATGAATCAAAAGGAAAAAAATTATCTTTTATTATACAGGAAATGGGACGTGAAATTAATACTACCGGCAGTAAGGCCTATGATGCTGACATTCAAAAATGCGTAGTGATAATGAAAGATGAATTGGAAAAAGCAAAAGAACAAGTATTGAACGTTTTATAA
- a CDS encoding NAD-dependent epimerase/dehydratase family protein, which translates to MVLVTGGSGLIGKELIKLLLLQNKTVIATYNKTPLPDFNTPLLTQIHCTILDAAQLEEIMQEVEEVYHCAALVTFNAARVKELYSINVEGTANVVNAALNTGVKKLVYISSVAALGKKINNSTIDEKIKSADQDKNNPYGKSKYLAEMEVWRGIAEGLNAVIVNPTVVLGAGDWSKGSTKIFQTVYNEFPWYSDGVTGFVDARDVARAMIQLMNSSITNERFIVSATNKSYEEVFTLIAKSFNKKPPYKKVTPFLSSLVWRLEAFKSYFTGAEPLVTKDTAATALKKVHYDNSKLLKALPTFQYTPLEQTIIDTCTIFATKN; encoded by the coding sequence ATGGTTTTAGTTACCGGCGGTTCAGGTTTAATAGGAAAAGAACTGATAAAACTATTGCTCTTGCAAAACAAGACGGTAATTGCTACTTATAATAAAACACCTTTACCGGATTTCAATACTCCCCTGTTAACACAGATTCATTGTACTATTTTAGATGCTGCACAATTGGAAGAAATAATGCAGGAAGTAGAAGAGGTATATCATTGTGCTGCATTGGTAACATTTAATGCTGCAAGAGTAAAAGAGTTATACTCCATTAATGTAGAAGGTACAGCCAATGTTGTAAATGCAGCATTAAATACGGGCGTAAAAAAATTGGTGTATATAAGTTCCGTAGCAGCACTGGGGAAAAAAATAAACAACAGCACCATTGATGAAAAAATAAAATCTGCTGACCAGGATAAAAACAATCCATACGGCAAAAGTAAATACCTTGCCGAAATGGAAGTATGGCGTGGTATTGCAGAAGGATTAAATGCAGTAATTGTAAATCCTACCGTGGTGCTTGGTGCAGGCGACTGGAGTAAAGGTTCTACCAAAATATTTCAAACAGTTTATAATGAATTCCCCTGGTACAGCGATGGCGTAACAGGTTTTGTAGATGCGAGGGATGTTGCCAGGGCAATGATACAATTAATGAATAGCAGCATTACTAATGAACGTTTTATTGTAAGCGCAACCAATAAAAGCTATGAGGAAGTATTTACATTGATCGCTAAATCATTCAATAAAAAACCTCCCTACAAAAAAGTAACGCCATTTTTATCCTCACTGGTTTGGCGACTGGAAGCTTTTAAAAGTTATTTTACCGGCGCAGAACCATTGGTTACAAAAGACACAGCGGCAACTGCATTAAAGAAAGTGCATTATGATAACAGCAAGCTGCTAAAAGCCTTACCAACATTTCAATACACGCCATTAGAACAAACAATTATTGATACCTGCACAATATTTGCAACAAAGAATTAA